A stretch of the Planktothricoides raciborskii GIHE-MW2 genome encodes the following:
- a CDS encoding PAP/fibrillin family protein yields the protein MSAKTQLLKAIAGRNRGLLAQSSDRQIILDAIDHLEDENPTPQPIESNLLAGDWRLIYTTNSNLLFIDLPPLVRLGQIYQSVRPATGKLYNIAEVVSGLPGLSGLICVSAKFTAVSDKRVDVKFQRWIIGLQNLLDYQSPEELIDKIESGNPITALDLPIDERNQDNWLDITYLDEDLRIGRGHRGNLFVLTKD from the coding sequence ATGAGTGCAAAAACACAACTCTTAAAAGCGATCGCCGGCAGAAATCGGGGATTACTCGCGCAATCGAGCGATCGACAGATTATTTTAGATGCGATCGACCACTTAGAAGATGAAAATCCCACCCCGCAACCCATAGAAAGTAACCTTTTAGCCGGAGACTGGCGGCTAATTTATACCACCAATAGTAATTTATTATTTATTGACCTGCCGCCTTTGGTGCGGTTGGGTCAAATTTATCAATCTGTTCGTCCCGCAACGGGCAAATTATATAATATTGCGGAAGTGGTTTCTGGATTACCCGGTTTATCTGGATTAATCTGTGTCAGTGCCAAATTTACGGCGGTTTCCGACAAGCGGGTTGATGTAAAATTCCAACGGTGGATTATTGGATTACAAAACTTGCTGGATTATCAATCTCCTGAAGAACTTATCGATAAAATAGAGTCTGGTAATCCCATCACTGCCCTGGATTTACCTATTGATGAACGAAATCAGGACAACTGGCTAGATATTACCTATTTAGATGAAGATTTACGCATCGGACGGGGACATCGCGGTAACTTATTTGTTTTGACAAAAGATTAA
- a CDS encoding pentapeptide repeat-containing protein, translating to MEGNEILRRYQAGETDFKGVSLRNAHLQGADLIGVNLSQADLNAANLIFGYLSRVNLYGANLTHTKMAGANLNQADLRNANLSDADLHGATLQGADLRKANLSLAVLLDTNLIGADLRNVNLSGACLRGACLRGANLRYERRAYAAADLRGADLRGADLRGVNLAGADLTRADLRGANLMETNLRGANLTQVKIQEANLTRALLTETNLTHAIAFDALMIEVQMERAILTESDLTRANLSGSILPDAKLDKATLVGANLTKANLTRANLTRTNLTGANLTEADLLEVYFAKTNLSDANLRKATLLRAELSMANLTGANLEGAMMPNGDMND from the coding sequence ATGGAAGGAAATGAAATTCTGAGACGATATCAAGCGGGAGAAACTGACTTTAAAGGAGTTTCTCTACGGAATGCCCACTTGCAAGGGGCTGATTTAATTGGGGTGAATTTGAGTCAAGCAGACTTGAATGCGGCAAATCTGATTTTCGGATATTTAAGTCGGGTGAATTTGTATGGGGCAAATTTAACCCATACAAAAATGGCTGGGGCGAATCTGAATCAGGCGGATTTACGCAATGCCAATTTAAGTGATGCGGATTTGCATGGGGCGACGTTGCAAGGGGCAGATTTACGCAAGGCGAATCTGTCTTTGGCGGTGTTGTTGGATACTAATTTGATTGGGGCAGATTTACGCAATGTAAATTTGAGTGGGGCTTGCTTGCGCGGGGCTTGCTTGCGTGGGGCAAATCTGCGTTATGAACGACGCGCTTATGCTGCCGCAGACTTACGCGGGGCAGACTTGCGCGGGGCAGACCTGCGGGGGGTGAATTTGGCGGGGGCTGACCTCACCAGGGCGGATTTGCGCGGGGCAAATTTGATGGAAACAAACCTGCGAGGGGCAAACCTGACTCAGGTGAAAATCCAAGAGGCTAATTTAACGCGGGCATTGCTAACGGAAACGAATTTAACTCACGCGATCGCCTTTGATGCGTTGATGATTGAAGTGCAGATGGAACGGGCGATCCTTACGGAGTCCGACCTGACCAGGGCGAATCTCAGTGGGTCAATATTACCAGATGCGAAACTTGACAAAGCAACTTTGGTAGGCGCAAATTTAACTAAGGCTAATTTAACTCGGGCTAACTTAACTCGAACCAATTTGACGGGAGCGAATCTCACTGAGGCGGATCTACTAGAAGTTTATTTTGCCAAAACCAACCTTAGTGACGCAAATTTAAGGAAAGCCACTCTGTTAAGAGCAGAACTCAGTATGGCCAATTTAACAGGTGCAAACCTTGAAGGTGCCATGATGCCTAATGGGGATATGAATGATTAA